Proteins encoded by one window of Desulfovibrio ferrophilus:
- a CDS encoding flagellar protein FlaG: MDYTSIQLTASDGYGKNFRIQKDTTAQSAVRVNDRTDPHGVEDNTAATKTQDQADKPSPAERLLKMTEPVEKFMQSAGVSITFHIHEETDQIQAEVKSADGEKVIRKIPADDILKLVASIKEMSDSEHMVDTAF; this comes from the coding sequence ATGGATTACACAAGCATCCAACTCACGGCCTCCGACGGCTATGGAAAAAATTTCCGCATCCAGAAGGACACCACGGCGCAGTCAGCAGTCAGGGTGAACGACAGGACTGACCCGCACGGGGTTGAGGACAATACCGCCGCCACCAAGACTCAGGATCAAGCGGATAAGCCCAGTCCGGCAGAGCGGCTACTGAAAATGACCGAACCCGTGGAGAAGTTCATGCAATCCGCTGGGGTCAGCATCACGTTCCATATTCATGAGGAGACCGATCAGATCCAGGCCGAGGTCAAAAGCGCGGACGGCGAAAAGGTCATTCGCAAAATTCCCGCCGATGACATCCTGAAGCTTGTCGCATCCATCAAGGAAATGAGCGACTCCGAGCACATGGTCGACACGGCCTTCTAG
- a CDS encoding flagellar hook protein FlgE — MGLSASMWTGVSGLGAHGEKMSVIGNNIANVNTVGFKGARMYFEDFISQDINTAAGTAQIGRGVGIGAVYADFSQGAFETTNEPTDLAIGGRGFFKVSPLGEEQAYYTRAGNFRFDKDGYLVDPHGYVLQGWAIDNSTSTAVASGSGSSSSSVASAIKGSGLPTDIQLEGFTAQPKATTNVTMITNLDARDGNDNTTSATNPFFAMFENWNGQSDTPIGESQYAYQSTIKVYDEGGSSHNVTTYYDHVSNSGGLTYWEYMVTVDPAEDGRIIDGQTLANSGVAGVMMIGTLTFDSAGQIRSQSAFTLSSGASGDLGNLDQWTQAQFNVEGQPVFTANFTGQAGASATEESNARNIGINFGLTNPSPNAGWAAGSVANASLIGTNIANLPEFADLQVNANATTSFSGSSSTQFQSQDGYTFGFLQNVSVDRDGILTGRYSNGVVIELYQITLYDFVNKWGMRREGSNLFSQTRESGEATPGPANANGLGSIASNSLEQSNVDIATEFVKMITTERGFQANSKVITTTDNMLQQVIMMKR, encoded by the coding sequence ATGGGTCTTTCAGCATCGATGTGGACCGGCGTTTCCGGTCTGGGCGCACATGGCGAGAAGATGAGTGTCATCGGCAACAACATCGCCAATGTGAACACCGTGGGGTTCAAGGGCGCCCGCATGTATTTTGAGGATTTCATCAGCCAGGACATCAACACCGCAGCCGGAACCGCGCAGATTGGACGCGGAGTTGGCATCGGTGCAGTCTATGCCGACTTCAGTCAGGGCGCGTTTGAGACCACCAACGAACCGACTGACCTTGCCATTGGTGGCCGGGGGTTCTTCAAGGTCTCGCCTTTGGGTGAGGAACAGGCCTACTACACTCGCGCCGGTAATTTCCGGTTCGACAAGGATGGCTATCTGGTTGATCCGCATGGCTATGTGCTTCAGGGCTGGGCCATCGACAACTCGACGTCAACGGCTGTTGCCAGCGGCTCGGGGTCGTCCAGCTCCAGTGTGGCTTCGGCCATCAAGGGATCTGGCCTGCCTACCGACATTCAGTTGGAAGGCTTTACGGCCCAGCCGAAAGCGACCACCAACGTGACCATGATCACCAACCTGGATGCCCGTGACGGCAACGACAACACCACCAGCGCGACCAATCCGTTCTTCGCCATGTTCGAGAATTGGAATGGTCAGAGCGACACCCCCATTGGTGAGAGTCAGTACGCTTATCAGAGCACCATCAAGGTCTATGATGAAGGTGGTTCTTCGCACAACGTGACCACCTACTATGACCATGTGTCCAACTCTGGTGGCCTGACCTACTGGGAATACATGGTTACCGTTGATCCTGCCGAGGATGGGCGTATCATTGATGGTCAGACTCTTGCCAACTCCGGTGTCGCTGGCGTGATGATGATCGGGACCCTGACCTTCGACTCCGCAGGACAAATTCGCAGTCAAAGTGCATTTACCCTGAGTTCTGGAGCTTCAGGCGACCTGGGTAATCTGGACCAGTGGACCCAGGCGCAGTTCAATGTGGAAGGACAACCGGTCTTTACGGCGAACTTTACCGGTCAGGCCGGTGCCAGTGCCACCGAGGAATCCAATGCCCGCAATATTGGCATCAACTTCGGATTGACCAACCCCTCTCCCAATGCCGGTTGGGCAGCAGGCTCCGTGGCCAACGCCTCGCTGATTGGCACGAACATCGCCAATCTGCCTGAGTTCGCGGACCTTCAGGTCAACGCCAACGCAACCACGAGCTTCTCGGGGTCCAGTTCCACCCAGTTCCAGTCGCAAGACGGGTACACGTTCGGTTTCCTGCAGAACGTCTCGGTGGACCGCGATGGCATTCTCACAGGCCGTTACTCCAACGGTGTGGTCATCGAACTCTACCAGATCACGCTTTACGACTTCGTCAACAAGTGGGGCATGCGCCGGGAGGGCTCGAACCTCTTCTCCCAGACCAGGGAGTCCGGCGAGGCTACGCCTGGCCCTGCAAACGCCAACGGTCTGGGCAGCATTGCTTCCAACTCCCTGGAGCAGTCCAATGTGGATATTGCGACCGAGTTTGTGAAGATGATTACCACGGAGCGAGGCTTCCAGGCCAACTCCAAGGTGATCACGACTACGGATAACATGCTGCAACAGGTTATTATGATGAAGCGCTAG
- a CDS encoding flagellar hook assembly protein FlgD produces MQVYDSSHITGKAEKEFQMETYTGKSELDKADFLTLLVAQLQHQDPMSPMDDQQFTAELAQFSQLEQLTQINEGIGGLSQTTAQQQMVNAASYIGKDVRAVGDSLSIHDDGSVSSLYYLLADNASNVFANIFDSNGNIVRTVEMGAQATGEHEYEWDGKDWKGDKLSEGTYYVALAAEDQEGSPILTQTEVSGRVEGVMYDGGVHYLRLEDGRVVAFNYVKEVVASNGTTSEEGDSSSGEEESTTE; encoded by the coding sequence ATGCAGGTTTATGATTCCAGCCATATCACCGGCAAGGCCGAGAAAGAGTTTCAGATGGAAACGTATACGGGCAAGTCCGAATTGGACAAGGCCGACTTCCTGACTCTTCTCGTTGCTCAGCTTCAGCATCAGGATCCCATGAGCCCCATGGATGATCAGCAGTTTACCGCCGAGCTTGCGCAGTTCTCGCAGCTTGAGCAGCTGACCCAGATCAATGAGGGGATTGGTGGATTGTCACAGACCACAGCTCAACAGCAGATGGTCAACGCCGCGTCCTACATCGGTAAGGATGTCCGTGCGGTGGGTGACAGCCTGAGTATCCACGATGATGGCTCGGTGAGCAGTCTCTACTATCTCCTGGCGGACAATGCTTCCAACGTCTTCGCAAATATTTTTGATTCCAACGGCAACATCGTCCGTACCGTCGAGATGGGGGCCCAGGCCACCGGTGAACACGAGTACGAATGGGACGGCAAGGACTGGAAGGGCGATAAGTTGTCCGAAGGTACCTACTATGTGGCTCTGGCTGCAGAGGACCAGGAAGGTTCACCAATCCTCACGCAGACCGAAGTCAGCGGCAGGGTTGAAGGTGTCATGTACGACGGCGGTGTGCATTATCTCCGCCTGGAAGATGGACGAGTGGTCGCTTTCAACTACGTCAAGGAAGTTGTCGCTTCCAACGGTACAACCAGTGAAGAGGGTGACTCTTCCTCCGGAGAGGAAGAATCCACCACAGAATAA
- a CDS encoding flagellar hook-length control protein FliK: MQFFPFMADSSGLSATQVGRTATQTIKSTGKQAGGSFAALFEGQKEALRPEFFQEKTGKSDVPTIWDKSRSGLKGLVADSSGRRFSSVLGKATGAEDANSEAIADLRSILSGKGAKSKSLKETSSLKMTREDFAALKDGLKEAGLSEADIEALAEKISSAEGLTWGTFVTSLSDKLATLGKNQNLIAIGDLESRELQTLFQKIGFTTEQAESLLSDLRSGKTTSVWKTVSDKLASLPADATIDLSRSELGALAKVSGLSGTGAVHLLSLLGDAQSATLSAVQLKTVMGTLKSEVAADLEHAKGSGKQLMTLVNDVLAEAGEKASNEQLASDRSDNSVRNKKILGEESRRERAQQRTDGAQADRSSDQGSEGHAERVLKADPNASASRAATVVAAGKGDAQADSKGDSGKDAKGDGKAEAKGVRDGLAARNGQVTGDNAESGAKDSTGDGGATKDSDSHKKAWGELWGKVKVEGTHAQAAAVQMPEAVSRTESAARADALVQKWGQSTSGRMMQQVESGLLKNMGEGRKQLTLELNPGDLGKLSVILQAKDGEVSVMFRAEHQDTGRILSEQLSQLKVHLENQGIKVGKMEVQTQLQDQDLGQGWQGADQHNMTQAQKNFIEKRGILRMLRQDGIGVAQELLNDPETARIAQDGLYVVA; the protein is encoded by the coding sequence ATGCAGTTTTTTCCCTTTATGGCTGATTCCAGCGGGCTGAGTGCAACTCAGGTTGGAAGGACAGCGACACAAACGATCAAATCCACCGGCAAGCAGGCTGGCGGATCGTTTGCTGCGTTGTTCGAAGGTCAGAAAGAGGCGCTCCGCCCTGAATTCTTCCAGGAAAAGACAGGCAAGAGTGATGTGCCCACTATTTGGGACAAGTCCCGATCCGGGCTCAAGGGCTTGGTTGCCGACTCCAGCGGCCGCCGTTTCTCCAGTGTTTTGGGCAAGGCCACAGGGGCAGAGGATGCCAATAGCGAGGCCATCGCTGATTTGCGTTCGATTCTTTCGGGCAAGGGTGCCAAGTCCAAGAGCCTGAAGGAAACGAGTTCGCTCAAGATGACCCGCGAGGACTTTGCAGCCCTGAAGGATGGCCTGAAAGAGGCTGGATTGTCCGAGGCCGATATCGAGGCTCTGGCGGAAAAGATTTCCAGTGCGGAAGGGTTGACCTGGGGCACGTTTGTGACCTCGTTGTCGGACAAGCTCGCAACCTTGGGCAAGAATCAGAATCTGATTGCCATTGGTGATCTGGAATCCAGAGAGCTGCAGACCCTGTTCCAGAAGATCGGGTTTACTACAGAGCAGGCGGAGTCGTTGTTGTCCGATTTGCGCAGCGGCAAGACCACCAGCGTCTGGAAAACCGTCAGTGACAAGTTGGCCTCTCTCCCTGCCGATGCAACCATTGATCTGAGTCGATCCGAATTGGGTGCTTTGGCCAAGGTTTCCGGTTTGTCCGGGACCGGGGCTGTCCATCTGCTGTCTTTGCTTGGCGATGCGCAGTCAGCAACGCTTTCCGCAGTGCAGTTGAAGACTGTGATGGGTACGCTCAAGTCAGAGGTTGCCGCAGATCTGGAGCATGCCAAGGGCTCGGGCAAGCAGTTGATGACTCTGGTCAATGACGTGCTGGCCGAGGCCGGTGAGAAGGCGAGCAATGAGCAACTCGCCAGCGATCGCTCGGATAACAGCGTGCGGAACAAGAAAATTCTTGGTGAGGAAAGCCGTCGTGAACGTGCCCAGCAGCGCACCGACGGGGCCCAAGCCGACAGGTCTTCAGATCAAGGTTCAGAGGGCCATGCCGAGCGCGTGCTCAAGGCCGATCCCAATGCCTCTGCCAGTCGGGCTGCCACTGTCGTTGCCGCTGGTAAGGGTGATGCTCAGGCTGACTCCAAGGGTGATTCCGGCAAGGACGCCAAAGGTGACGGCAAGGCCGAAGCCAAGGGTGTTCGCGACGGTTTGGCCGCCAGAAATGGTCAAGTCACTGGCGACAATGCCGAATCCGGGGCCAAGGACTCTACTGGGGATGGCGGTGCCACCAAGGACAGCGACTCCCACAAGAAGGCTTGGGGTGAACTGTGGGGTAAGGTCAAGGTGGAAGGGACGCATGCCCAGGCGGCAGCTGTCCAGATGCCCGAAGCTGTCTCTCGCACCGAGTCCGCCGCCAGGGCCGATGCTCTGGTTCAGAAGTGGGGTCAGAGTACCTCCGGCCGTATGATGCAGCAGGTGGAATCCGGGCTGCTCAAGAATATGGGTGAAGGGCGCAAGCAGCTGACCCTGGAGCTCAACCCTGGCGATCTGGGCAAGTTGAGTGTCATTCTTCAAGCCAAGGATGGCGAAGTTAGCGTCATGTTCCGGGCCGAACATCAAGACACCGGACGTATCCTTTCGGAACAACTTTCCCAGTTGAAGGTGCATCTGGAAAATCAGGGTATCAAGGTCGGCAAGATGGAGGTCCAGACTCAGCTTCAGGACCAGGATCTTGGTCAGGGCTGGCAAGGCGCCGATCAACATAACATGACGCAAGCACAGAAGAATTTTATTGAGAAGCGTGGCATTTTGAGAATGCTGCGACAGGATGGCATAGGCGTGGCCCAGGAATTGCTCAATGATCCTGAAACGGCAAGAATTGCCCAAGATGGGCTCTACGTTGTCGCCTAA